In Gammaproteobacteria bacterium, a genomic segment contains:
- the miaB gene encoding tRNA (N6-isopentenyl adenosine(37)-C2)-methylthiotransferase MiaB, with product MAKKLYIKTFGCQMNDYDSSRMADLLARTHQLELADSPEQADVLLVNTCSVREKAAEKLFSQLGRWNEFKQKNPDLIIGVGGCVASQEGDAIMQRAPYVDLVFGPQTLHRLPEMLDRAASSHHEVDISFPEIEKFDRLPEPRVDGARAYVSIMEGCSKYCTYCVVPYTRGEEFSRPFDDVIAEIVHLAEHGVREVNLLGQNVNSYQGRMHDGSIADLGLLIRYINEIEGMDRIRYTTSHPQSFSDSLIQAYADVPALVDHLHLPVQSGSDRVLSMMKRNYTALEYKARIRKLRQVRPSISLSSDFIVGFPGETDADFEDTMKLIEDVGFDHSFSFIYSPRPGTPAADLADDVPHTVKQARLARLQARINEMAAQISQNMVGSVQRILVDRPSKKDPEQLSGRTENNRVVNFSCDNKDLIGKFIDVEITEALPNSLRGRLVSSAARCA from the coding sequence ATGGCCAAAAAGCTGTACATCAAAACCTTCGGTTGCCAGATGAACGATTATGATTCGTCGCGCATGGCCGATTTGCTGGCACGCACACATCAGCTGGAATTGGCAGATTCGCCGGAGCAGGCTGACGTGCTGCTGGTGAATACCTGCTCGGTGCGCGAGAAGGCGGCGGAGAAGCTGTTTTCGCAACTGGGTCGCTGGAACGAGTTCAAGCAAAAAAACCCGGATTTGATTATTGGTGTCGGCGGTTGTGTCGCCAGCCAGGAGGGTGACGCTATTATGCAGCGCGCGCCCTACGTCGACCTGGTGTTTGGCCCGCAGACGTTGCACCGCCTGCCGGAAATGCTGGACCGGGCGGCAAGCAGTCACCACGAGGTGGATATCTCGTTCCCCGAGATTGAAAAATTTGATCGCCTGCCCGAGCCCCGGGTGGATGGCGCCCGCGCCTACGTGTCCATCATGGAAGGTTGCAGCAAGTACTGCACGTATTGTGTTGTTCCCTATACGCGTGGCGAAGAGTTTTCCCGGCCGTTTGATGATGTCATTGCCGAGATTGTGCACCTGGCGGAACACGGTGTTCGTGAGGTCAACCTGCTGGGACAGAACGTGAACAGCTACCAGGGCCGGATGCACGATGGCAGCATCGCCGATCTCGGCTTGTTGATCCGCTATATCAACGAAATCGAAGGCATGGACCGGATTCGCTATACCACGTCACATCCGCAATCATTCAGCGACAGCCTGATCCAGGCGTATGCCGACGTACCGGCGCTGGTGGATCATCTGCACCTGCCGGTACAGAGCGGTTCAGACCGGGTGCTGTCGATGATGAAACGAAACTATACGGCGCTTGAATACAAGGCACGTATCCGCAAGCTGCGCCAGGTGCGCCCCAGTATCAGCCTGTCGTCAGATTTTATCGTCGGCTTTCCCGGCGAGACTGACGCTGACTTTGAAGACACCATGAAGCTGATCGAGGATGTCGGTTTCGATCATTCGTTCAGCTTTATTTACAGCCCGCGGCCGGGAACGCCGGCGGCAGACCTGGCCGATGATGTGCCGCACACGGTCAAGCAGGCGCGACTGGCCCGGTTGCAGGCCCGCATCAATGAAATGGCGGCACAAATCAGTCAAAACATGGTCGGCAGTGTGCAGCGTATCCTGGTTGATCGACCATCGAAAAAGGATCCCGAGCAATTGTCAGGCCGCACGGAAAACAATCGCGTGGTCAATTTTTCCTGTGATAACAAGGACTTGATCGGTAAGTTTATTGATGTCGAAATTACCGAGGCGCTGCCCAATTCGTTGCGCGGTCGCCTGGTCAGTAGCGCGGCGCGCTGCGCCTGA
- a CDS encoding aldo/keto reductase: MSKTHTRFSRRRFLNRLIAAAMMIPVEAGWSAGKMQKPKNRNRAVPQIIRKTIPSTGESIPVIGMGSWLTFDVGDDIRARNQRIEVLQAFFDKAGAMIDSSPMYGSSQEVLGYCLARIDNAQELFAATKVWVMGKALGQMQMAAAEKLWGVARFDLMQIHNMLSWETHLETLKQMKAEGGIRYIGITTSHGRRHREMEKVLSSESFDFVQLTYNVADREAEKRLLPLAREKGIAVIANRPFQRGDLFDAYGHKPLPEWAAEIDCQNWAQFFLKFIVSHPAVTCAIPATTRVDHMHENMGAAYGRLPDAAMRQRMAQYLEKI, from the coding sequence ATGTCAAAGACTCACACCAGGTTTTCCCGTCGCCGGTTTCTGAACCGGCTGATCGCCGCCGCGATGATGATTCCTGTTGAAGCCGGCTGGTCCGCCGGAAAGATGCAAAAGCCAAAGAACAGGAACCGGGCAGTGCCACAAATCATTCGCAAAACCATTCCCTCGACCGGCGAGTCTATCCCGGTCATTGGCATGGGTTCATGGCTGACGTTTGATGTTGGCGATGATATTCGTGCCCGCAACCAGAGAATCGAAGTATTGCAGGCATTCTTTGACAAGGCTGGCGCAATGATTGATTCATCGCCCATGTATGGCAGTTCACAGGAGGTGCTCGGCTACTGTCTTGCGCGCATTGATAATGCCCAGGAGTTGTTTGCCGCTACCAAGGTCTGGGTGATGGGTAAGGCGCTCGGGCAGATGCAAATGGCGGCGGCCGAAAAGCTGTGGGGCGTGGCCCGTTTTGACCTGATGCAGATTCACAATATGTTGTCCTGGGAAACGCATCTTGAAACCCTTAAGCAGATGAAAGCCGAGGGCGGGATTCGCTATATCGGTATCACGACCTCTCATGGCAGGCGTCACCGGGAGATGGAAAAGGTGCTGTCCAGTGAATCATTCGACTTTGTTCAGCTCACTTACAATGTCGCTGATCGTGAAGCGGAAAAACGCTTGTTGCCATTGGCAAGGGAAAAAGGCATTGCCGTCATTGCCAACCGGCCGTTTCAGCGTGGCGATCTGTTTGATGCCTATGGTCACAAACCCTTGCCGGAATGGGCGGCGGAAATCGATTGTCAAAACTGGGCGCAATTCTTTCTCAAGTTCATCGTTTCGCACCCGGCCGTGACCTGCGCCATCCCGGCAACCACGCGGGTCGATCATATGCACGAAAACATGGGCGCCGCCTACGGCCGCCTGCCCGATGCGGCGATGCGTCAACGCATGGCGCAGTACCTGGAGAAGATATAA
- a CDS encoding CBS domain-containing protein produces MNDKTIVRVRDVMKQEFDIVDGVATVAEALRTMEHHETKSLIVNKRNDDDEYGIVLLSDIARQVLAHNRSPERVNIYEIMSKPVVTVDPDMDIRYCARLFDKFGLSRAPVVESKKLLGVISYADMVLKGLCRNTTRTSS; encoded by the coding sequence ATGAACGACAAAACAATTGTACGCGTACGCGATGTGATGAAGCAGGAATTTGATATAGTCGATGGCGTTGCTACTGTTGCCGAAGCATTGCGCACCATGGAGCATCATGAAACCAAGTCACTGATTGTCAACAAGCGCAATGATGACGATGAGTATGGAATTGTGCTGTTGTCTGACATTGCTCGACAGGTGTTGGCTCATAACCGTTCTCCGGAGCGTGTCAACATCTACGAGATCATGTCCAAGCCGGTAGTGACTGTAGACCCGGATATGGATATACGTTATTGCGCGCGCCTGTTTGACAAGTTTGGCCTGTCCCGGGCGCCGGTGGTGGAAAGCAAGAAGTTGCTCGGCGTAATCAGTTATGCTGACATGGTGCTCAAGGGCTTGTGCAGGAATACAACCCGGACCAGTTCATGA
- a CDS encoding P-II family nitrogen regulator, producing the protein MHFKLIITLVDDDKTDSLLDAAREAGATGATVLNQARGEGIEKTKTFLGLSLESQRDMLLFLVEEHLSRHILEKIAEVGEFESKPGTGIAFQIDVEDAVGVSHQIQRLTGVLEDKL; encoded by the coding sequence ATGCACTTCAAACTGATTATCACGCTTGTTGATGACGACAAGACTGACAGCTTGCTGGATGCGGCCCGGGAAGCCGGCGCTACCGGCGCCACAGTGCTGAACCAGGCGCGCGGGGAGGGCATTGAAAAAACCAAGACCTTTCTCGGCCTGAGCCTTGAAAGCCAGCGGGACATGCTGCTGTTTCTTGTGGAAGAGCACCTCAGTCGCCACATACTCGAGAAAATTGCCGAGGTCGGAGAGTTTGAAAGTAAACCCGGAACCGGCATTGCTTTTCAGATTGATGTGGAAGATGCTGTCGGTGTTTCTCATCAAATCCAGCGCCTGACCGGAGTTTTGGAGGATAAGCTATGA
- a CDS encoding DUF1538 domain-containing protein, producing MDMLVHLFYVTLATIRDVVPIAAILFGFQIIVLRETIPHLKRTVIGFVYVLIGLALFLVGLEEALFPLGKLMAQQLTDPVFIHGTAETVAQLVRWQDYMWVYLFAAAIGFSTTIAEPSLIAVAIKAESVSAGSVGVWGLRIAVAIGVAIGIALGTYRIVTGTPLHYYIIAGYIVVIVQTVYAPRSIIALAYDSGGVTTSTVTVPLVAALGLGLASTVPGRSALLDGFGLIAFASLFPIITVMGYAQVGQWLLSRHRKQRQQDAEHQ from the coding sequence ATGGATATGCTGGTCCACCTGTTTTATGTCACGCTTGCAACCATTCGCGATGTTGTACCCATCGCGGCAATTCTGTTCGGCTTCCAGATCATCGTTCTGCGCGAAACCATTCCACACCTGAAGCGGACAGTCATCGGTTTTGTCTATGTGCTTATCGGCCTGGCATTGTTTCTTGTCGGCCTGGAGGAAGCGTTGTTTCCGCTGGGCAAGCTGATGGCACAACAGCTTACTGATCCGGTATTTATACACGGGACAGCAGAAACAGTGGCGCAACTGGTTCGCTGGCAGGATTACATGTGGGTATACCTGTTCGCCGCCGCCATTGGCTTTTCCACTACCATTGCCGAGCCATCACTGATTGCAGTGGCGATCAAGGCGGAGAGTGTATCGGCCGGTTCAGTGGGCGTATGGGGATTGCGTATTGCCGTGGCCATTGGTGTTGCCATCGGTATCGCGTTGGGTACCTACCGTATTGTTACCGGTACACCTCTGCATTATTATATTATCGCCGGCTACATCGTGGTGATCGTACAGACTGTCTACGCGCCACGTTCAATTATTGCCCTGGCTTATGATTCCGGCGGTGTCACCACATCAACCGTCACTGTGCCGCTGGTGGCGGCACTGGGCCTGGGTCTCGCCAGTACCGTGCCCGGTCGCAGCGCCTTGCTGGATGGCTTCGGACTGATTGCCTTTGCCAGCCTGTTTCCTATTATTACCGTCATGGGCTATGCCCAGGTCGGCCAGTGGCTGCTGTCTCGGCATCGCAAACAAAGACAACAGGACGCGGAACACCAATGA